ATTGTGCCGCACGGAACATATGTTTTTCGGGGAAGAGAGACTCCCTCATATGCAGGCTATGATCACCGCTAAGGATAAAGAAGCCAGAGAAAAGGCCCTGACGAAACTCTTGCCTATGCAAAAAGAAGATTTTCGGGGCATCTTTTTAGCTATGGAAGGATTGCCGGTGACTATTCGACTTTTAGATCCACCCCTTCACGAGTTCCTGCCTAATCACGAAGAATTGTTGGTGACATTAGCTGAACTTAAGACCAAAGGAGAAAATCCGGCCAAAATAAAAGAACTTGAGGAAATACTCCATCAAGTAGAAGGCTTGCGGGAGTTAAACCCTATGCTGGGTCATCGGGGCTGTCGATTGGGAGTGACTATGCCTGAAGTTTATGAAATGCAGGCCCAGGCTATCTTTGAAGCGGCGGCTGAATTGATCAAGGAGGGATATACGGTTCAACCAGAGGTAATGGTTCCTTTAGTGGGACATGTCAATGAACTTAAGGTAATCAAGAAACAAATAACAAAAATTGCCGAGGAGATTATCGCTGAAACCAAAGTTGATCTTAAATATTCTATTGGCACGATGATTGAATTGCCCCGGGCAGCTATTACGGCCGATGAGATTGCCCGAGAAGCCGAATTCTTCTCCTTTGGGACCAATGATCTGACCCAGACTACCTTTGGTTTTTCCAGAGATGATGCGGAAGGAAAGTTCCTGGGAGTCTATATTGACCAGGGGATACTCCCGGCTAATCCCTTCCAGCAATTGGATCAAACCGGCGTGGGTGAACTGATCCAAATCGGGGTAACCCGGGGGCGTTCCACCCGGCCTGATTTAAAAGTAGGCATCTGTGGCGAGCACGGCGGTGATCCGAGTTCGGTTGAATTTTGTCACTTGGTCGGGCTTAATTACGTAAGCTGCTCTCCCTTCAGAGTGCCTATTGCCAGGCTGGCCGCCGCACATGCTCAATTGAAGAATGAATAATAGCCACCTCCCCCAGGTCTTACATCGGCGGGAAGTTCTAACAATATTAACATATAAAGATTTGTAACCGTTCATCACATGATGCTCGATGCTCGATCTTCGATGCTCGATGCTCGATCTTCGATGCTCGATGCTCGATTCTCGATGTTCGATCCTCGATGCTGGTAAAGGATCCAGTATCCAGCATCGAGCATCCAGCATCGAAGATCGAGCATCCAGCGTCCAGCCTCATGGGATGAACGGTTACATTATTCTTTGTAAAGAAACAGGAAAGCGACTTTTGAAATCTTATAAAGGAAGCCTCAGTATTAGAATCCCGCCAGAACTGCATAGCGCCGCATAGCCACAACGAGAGGAGAAATCCTTGATTAGCCCTAAAAGACTAAGTAGTTTTCTCTTGATCACTCTTTCAGCCATATTAGGCTGTGCTCACACCCCCACGTCAGGTCTCCCCCCTCATATTAAGCGAATCAGTATCCCTATCTTCAAAAACACCTCCACTCGTTACGGTCTGGAAAAAGAACTGACCGACCAGGTGACTCAGGAATTCATCCTTGACGGCCGCCTTAAAGTAATGGAAAAAGACAGAGCCGAGGCAGAGTTGGCAGGAGAAGTCATCTCTTACGCCAGAGATGATCTATCCTATGATGAGGATGGTTATGTCACTGAATATCAAATCCGGATTTTGCTCAAGCTAAAACTTCATGATTTAGTTAAAGATGAGGTTATCTGGGAAGACCAACAAGAGAAATCAACTACTTATCTGCCTCAGGTGCCCGGTAAAGAAGAAAATAATTATGAAACGGAAGAGGATGCCCTTGATCGCCTCGTAGAAGATTTGGCCAGAGCCGTAGTGGTTAGAACTACTGAGGGCTGGTGAATTATAGATTACCCAGCCGCATTGGCGTTATCCGCTAGAATGTTACGATTGCGGATTTCGGATTGCAGATTTATCCCAATCCGAAATCCGAAATAATGCGACCTGTATATGGTTAGCTTAACCTTACTCACATCCTTTAAAAACCACGAAGCACACGAAGAACACGAAGAATTATAGAACAAATCTTTTAATCCCATTTACCTTACCCTTAAATTACTTTCTTCGTGAACTTCGTGTTCTTCGTGGTTTATTTTTGCTTTTCCATACCTAATCATACAGGTCAAAATAATGTGGTTGCGGCTGAAGGCGGCGCGATGAACTTAGGTTACGAGGACATAATATTCAGACTTGAGAAGGGAGAGGTGTGCCCGTTATATCTCTTTTTAGGAGAAGAGGAGGCTGATAAGGCCCAGGTTCTCCAAAAACTAAAAGACATCCTCTTCCCTGACCGAGGTATTCTGGCTTTCAACTATGATGTGCTTAACGGAGAAAAACAGGCGGCTGACGCTATCATTTCCCTATGTCTGACCTTGCCTCAGATGGCTTCCAAACGATTAGTGGTAGTTAAAGAAGCTGACACCCTTTCTCCACCCGAAAAAGAGAAGCTCCTTGCCTACCTCAATTCTCCCTCCCCCACCACATGTCTTATCCTCTGGGCTAAAAAATGGAAGACTGATGCCGCCCACCAGGCTATATCCCAAGCCGGTGCGGTGGTTACTTTCTGGCCCCTGTTTGAAAACCGGGTCCCGGCTTATGTAACCAAACTTTGCCAGGCCCAGGGGAAAGATATTACTTCTAAGGCCGCTCTTCTCCTGGCTCAACTCATTGGC
This DNA window, taken from bacterium, encodes the following:
- a CDS encoding LptE family protein, which gives rise to MISPKRLSSFLLITLSAILGCAHTPTSGLPPHIKRISIPIFKNTSTRYGLEKELTDQVTQEFILDGRLKVMEKDRAEAELAGEVISYARDDLSYDEDGYVTEYQIRILLKLKLHDLVKDEVIWEDQQEKSTTYLPQVPGKEENNYETEEDALDRLVEDLARAVVVRTTEGW
- a CDS encoding toxin-antitoxin system HicB family antitoxin, translated to MNGYIILCKETGKRLLKSYKGSLSIRIPPELHSAA
- the holA gene encoding DNA polymerase III subunit delta; protein product: MNLGYEDIIFRLEKGEVCPLYLFLGEEEADKAQVLQKLKDILFPDRGILAFNYDVLNGEKQAADAIISLCLTLPQMASKRLVVVKEADTLSPPEKEKLLAYLNSPSPTTCLILWAKKWKTDAAHQAISQAGAVVTFWPLFENRVPAYVTKLCQAQGKDITSKAALLLAQLIGTSRQALAAEVEKLLLFIGKRKRIEVQDVAEVTSPGETDSIFDLIDSVGQRATTTAIKQFAQLRDRGESPVKILFMLARHFSLLWQARLMLAQGIPLPEVASRLKMRSKKQITRLSQQIKLFTEDQLLAVLKSLLDTDLALKSEDDKVHDLRMELLLLRLGKRHL